In Kangiella profundi, one DNA window encodes the following:
- a CDS encoding penicillin-binding protein 1A codes for MRIYTADGKLIGEFGDVRRVPVELEQVPQDFINALIATEDQRFFEHGGVDIQGLLRVIKVALFSGEFSEGASTLTMQTARNMFLTRDQRLQRKLVEMFLAIKMEEELSKEEILEIYVNKVHFSHRAYGLGAAAQVYYGKDLTELTLPQAAMMAGLLKGESAYNPISNPERAFQRRNLVLSRMVEQNYIDQAEYEEAIATPLTAKKHTADLDLEAPYVAEMARIDVIDKFGRDVAYNQGLIVQTTIDSQQQKVASKALRDGLLEYDRRHGYKGPELILEEFNANDREELLTLLDSTPTIGPLTPAVVLNVDEKSIEVLSKDNQVLKIEWPGLEWAAKFISDSRIGNKPEKASDIVSAGSIIRILKVAEEQWHLSQIPEASAGFVALSPHDGSITALVGGFDFASNKFNLVTQARRQPGSNIKPFIYAAAFSKGFTAASLVNDAPFVRVNESIDEVWRPQNDNLKYNGPTRLRIGLKRSINTISTRLIDAIGADYAEQFLVNLGLPDEHMDPYQSLALGTASFTPLEMASAYAVLANGGYQVEPYYIKEISSSVGDILYQASPMLVCDECEQMRIENQIREQKYSPEIRNEPALPMPEDRIAKQVVDPRDAFIIYDMMKDVIHSGTATTQLARRNSSLLKRNDLAGKTGTANDYKDAWFSGFNRDLVASAWVGFSDHRRSLGQYEYGGRAALPIWATFMEQVLEGTPSKEMIQPPGVVSTKIDPETGKLAALGQTNAIFEYFRDDNVPTEVAQQDQEDFNTIYNTQQREEPIDELFDDELMRLLEESSTDNETTGESSREALEKQLDEELKQLQNQSEQEEEQDQTTDPGSIF; via the coding sequence ATGCGTATTTATACCGCTGACGGAAAATTAATCGGCGAGTTTGGTGATGTCCGCCGAGTTCCTGTCGAACTGGAGCAGGTTCCTCAAGACTTTATTAATGCGCTTATTGCCACAGAAGATCAACGTTTTTTTGAACATGGCGGGGTCGATATCCAAGGTTTATTGCGCGTGATCAAGGTTGCCCTATTCAGTGGCGAGTTTTCTGAAGGGGCCAGTACTCTTACCATGCAGACCGCCCGTAATATGTTCCTGACTCGAGATCAGCGACTACAGCGCAAGCTGGTTGAGATGTTCTTGGCCATCAAAATGGAAGAAGAGCTGAGCAAAGAGGAAATTCTTGAAATTTACGTCAATAAAGTTCATTTCAGTCATCGAGCTTATGGCCTTGGTGCTGCAGCTCAAGTTTATTATGGCAAGGATCTAACTGAATTGACCCTTCCACAGGCCGCGATGATGGCAGGTCTACTCAAAGGTGAGTCAGCATACAATCCGATTTCAAATCCTGAGCGAGCATTCCAGCGTCGAAATCTGGTTCTTAGCCGAATGGTGGAACAGAATTATATTGACCAGGCTGAGTACGAAGAAGCGATTGCTACCCCATTAACGGCAAAAAAACACACAGCCGATCTCGATCTGGAAGCGCCGTACGTTGCTGAAATGGCACGAATTGATGTCATTGACAAGTTTGGACGCGATGTCGCCTATAACCAGGGGCTTATTGTCCAAACAACCATAGACTCACAACAGCAAAAAGTAGCCAGCAAAGCCTTACGAGATGGCCTGCTGGAATATGACCGTCGTCATGGATACAAAGGGCCTGAGCTAATTCTAGAAGAATTCAATGCCAATGATAGAGAAGAGTTGCTTACGCTTCTCGATAGTACCCCGACTATTGGACCACTAACACCAGCTGTAGTACTTAATGTTGATGAAAAATCAATTGAGGTGCTCAGCAAAGATAACCAAGTACTGAAGATTGAATGGCCAGGCCTTGAATGGGCGGCAAAGTTCATCAGTGATTCACGAATTGGCAACAAACCTGAAAAGGCTTCAGATATTGTTAGCGCTGGCAGTATCATTCGTATTCTTAAGGTTGCAGAAGAGCAGTGGCATCTTTCACAAATACCCGAAGCCTCAGCCGGATTTGTAGCCTTAAGTCCACACGATGGTTCGATTACCGCTTTGGTAGGTGGTTTCGATTTTGCCTCCAACAAGTTTAACCTGGTCACTCAGGCTCGTCGCCAACCGGGCTCTAACATAAAACCTTTTATTTATGCTGCGGCATTTTCTAAAGGCTTTACCGCTGCCAGTCTGGTTAATGACGCCCCATTCGTTAGAGTTAATGAGTCTATCGATGAGGTTTGGCGTCCGCAAAACGACAACTTGAAATACAATGGTCCAACTCGCCTGAGAATTGGTCTTAAACGTTCAATCAATACCATCTCTACTCGCCTTATTGATGCCATCGGAGCCGACTATGCCGAGCAGTTTCTGGTTAACCTCGGCTTACCCGATGAGCACATGGATCCATACCAGTCTTTAGCTCTTGGAACCGCGAGCTTCACTCCTCTTGAAATGGCTTCCGCATACGCAGTTCTAGCAAATGGCGGCTACCAGGTCGAACCGTACTATATAAAGGAAATCAGTTCATCGGTCGGAGATATCCTATACCAGGCCAGCCCAATGCTGGTCTGTGATGAGTGCGAGCAAATGCGCATCGAGAACCAGATTCGTGAGCAGAAATACTCACCGGAAATTCGCAATGAACCTGCTTTGCCAATGCCAGAAGACCGAATCGCCAAGCAAGTGGTCGACCCAAGAGATGCCTTCATAATTTATGACATGATGAAGGATGTCATTCACAGCGGAACAGCCACCACACAGTTGGCCCGTCGTAATAGCTCTCTGCTTAAACGTAACGATCTTGCGGGGAAAACCGGTACAGCCAACGATTATAAAGATGCCTGGTTCTCAGGTTTTAATCGAGATCTGGTTGCTAGCGCATGGGTAGGCTTCTCAGACCACCGACGCAGTCTTGGCCAGTACGAATATGGCGGACGAGCAGCCTTGCCAATCTGGGCAACCTTCATGGAGCAAGTTCTTGAAGGTACTCCTTCAAAAGAAATGATTCAGCCCCCAGGCGTGGTTTCGACTAAGATTGATCCAGAAACGGGGAAACTCGCAGCACTTGGCCAAACCAATGCGATATTTGAATACTTCCGTGATGACAATGTACCGACTGAGGTGGCACAGCAAGATCAGGAAGACTTTAATACTATCTACAATACCCAGCAGCGCGAAGAGCCGATTGATGAGCTTTTTGATGATGAATTGATGCGTCTTTTGGAAGAGTCTTCTACTGACAATGAGACCACCGGTGAGTCTTCCAGAGAGGCTCTGGAGAAGCAACTGGATGAAGAGCTGAAGCAGTTGCAGAATCAATCTGAGCAGGAAGAGGAGCAGGACCAGACAACTGATCCTGGCTCTATTTTCTAA
- the rpmE gene encoding 50S ribosomal protein L31: MKQGIHPEYKTVTATCSCGNVIEVGSTGSDVNLDVCSACHPFYTGKQKIVDSGGRVDRFRKRFGSRKLK, translated from the coding sequence ATGAAACAAGGTATTCACCCAGAATATAAAACTGTAACTGCAACTTGCAGCTGCGGTAATGTTATCGAAGTTGGTTCAACAGGTTCAGACGTTAACTTGGACGTTTGTTCAGCTTGCCACCCTTTCTATACAGGTAAGCAGAAGATTGTTGATTCAGGCGGCCGCGTAGACCGTTTCCGTAAGCGTTTCGGTAGCCGTAAATTGAAATAA
- a CDS encoding carboxypeptidase-like regulatory domain-containing protein, translating into MSYSQTASEIEAQTQSQKQTSSLPEKKQKAPLDLHRPVDVQNAYFDAASSGYGGGRSYGFRKILVGLEVNNKEVLVLDIVQTESDYLVPIKEVFPVIQASYTLEHGILTIRVPGSEVEMSSRVTYRIDGELWASLGTLNEYLKVNARFDPAKYAVTFLPPWQEETKKSDAPAESLEVEFGPDPFSLRQIRLSHEVQGVEKDDEALEFDVLTERSELVATGSAAEGSWLIDAEKVNDESWKLDDYFWTKRSDHHQWLIGKQTVSPSVISPAVTLTGGQYFYSNQAIPYNAYQDISQSSFFRELGNSVQRIRGTAEPGAIAELYVNNQLVGETFVRLDGTYDFGEFRTESSLFNEIEVVILDPVNRSELERQLKTRASSDYLLNEGQVVTSVALGRKGNWLDPDYVNQGDAGMFLYRYGISDTTTLEAGYLLDDTSVTTTGIVSSLGNNFVGAMRVADRNDAMATQLELDGFGEDWRLSTFVRQEEVNFYEGRDEKVTSANGYYYYTPDPSLRLELLGRYQETGDKVSYVKPGIFYSPSYNFSVGTRPDADGDYRTELFYRPSQDARFRITHKPDEQTGRFEWNASDNVNGYMSGRMYKDTIGERTYDNTIIEKAVGFYWYPDSWTDYRQFRFELNHSNEYGVGVFTEYRTQLMPGVYFDLRLRDADPQFDGGLSAFARISMDFAVVKGSLVPSSNRLAYNTAGTIAGTIKTDGDCSQLEHVSLLLNGVAYKVPVKACTFYLDYVTPGLYKVMLDGEFMPIDMVPEGKSHVIKVAPSSVTNVDFVVNSEYSAMGQLKSATGQALSNVRLTLFNEKGEIMTETLTDQFGYYRVDGLVNGNYTISVVGMGGQKLAERTFSIKGDFLFGLDIIMPPSLPRQ; encoded by the coding sequence GTGTCTTATTCTCAGACAGCCTCTGAAATAGAGGCTCAAACACAGTCGCAAAAGCAAACTAGCTCCCTCCCTGAAAAAAAGCAGAAAGCCCCTCTTGATTTACATCGCCCGGTAGATGTCCAGAATGCTTATTTTGATGCTGCCAGCTCTGGCTATGGGGGCGGTCGCTCCTATGGTTTCCGTAAAATTCTAGTCGGTCTTGAGGTTAATAATAAAGAGGTTCTGGTTCTCGATATTGTTCAGACGGAAAGCGATTACCTGGTCCCCATCAAGGAAGTATTTCCGGTCATTCAGGCAAGCTACACGCTTGAGCATGGCATTTTAACCATTAGAGTTCCCGGCAGTGAGGTTGAGATGTCTTCACGGGTCACTTATCGAATTGATGGTGAGTTGTGGGCCTCACTTGGAACACTTAATGAATACCTGAAAGTCAATGCTCGCTTTGATCCGGCTAAATATGCAGTGACCTTTTTGCCACCGTGGCAGGAAGAAACCAAAAAATCCGATGCGCCTGCAGAGTCTTTAGAAGTTGAGTTTGGGCCAGATCCATTCAGCCTGCGTCAGATTCGTTTATCGCACGAAGTTCAGGGCGTAGAGAAAGATGACGAGGCGCTGGAGTTTGACGTCTTAACAGAGCGGAGTGAGTTGGTAGCAACAGGCTCAGCAGCAGAGGGTTCGTGGCTAATTGATGCCGAAAAAGTGAATGACGAAAGCTGGAAGCTGGATGATTATTTTTGGACTAAAAGAAGCGATCACCATCAATGGCTGATCGGTAAGCAGACGGTCAGTCCATCGGTAATATCACCTGCGGTGACCCTGACGGGTGGACAATATTTTTATAGTAATCAGGCCATTCCATACAACGCTTATCAGGATATTTCCCAGTCTAGCTTTTTTCGTGAACTAGGTAATTCAGTTCAGCGTATTCGAGGCACTGCCGAGCCGGGAGCAATCGCCGAACTTTATGTTAATAATCAATTGGTTGGTGAAACCTTTGTGCGGCTCGATGGTACCTATGATTTCGGTGAGTTTAGAACGGAATCGAGCCTGTTTAATGAAATTGAAGTGGTCATTCTTGATCCGGTGAATCGCTCTGAGCTGGAAAGACAGCTAAAAACCCGGGCAAGTTCAGATTACCTGTTAAATGAAGGGCAGGTAGTTACCAGCGTGGCGCTGGGCCGGAAAGGTAACTGGCTCGACCCAGATTATGTCAATCAAGGCGATGCAGGTATGTTTCTGTATCGCTACGGTATTTCTGATACTACGACTCTCGAGGCCGGATATTTACTTGACGATACCTCTGTAACTACTACCGGAATTGTTTCATCGCTGGGTAATAACTTTGTCGGGGCAATGCGTGTTGCCGATAGAAATGATGCCATGGCAACACAACTGGAGCTGGATGGTTTTGGTGAAGATTGGCGTTTGTCGACCTTTGTGCGCCAGGAAGAGGTAAACTTTTATGAGGGGCGTGACGAGAAAGTGACCTCAGCTAATGGTTATTATTACTATACCCCCGACCCCTCTTTACGATTAGAGCTTTTAGGGCGTTATCAGGAAACGGGGGATAAGGTCAGTTATGTTAAGCCAGGTATTTTTTACAGTCCCAGTTATAATTTTTCGGTAGGTACACGCCCAGATGCCGATGGCGATTATCGTACTGAACTATTTTACCGACCTTCCCAGGATGCACGTTTTCGTATAACTCATAAGCCTGATGAGCAAACGGGGCGATTTGAATGGAATGCATCTGATAATGTGAATGGCTATATGTCAGGGCGGATGTATAAAGATACTATCGGTGAGCGTACTTACGACAATACCATTATTGAGAAGGCGGTTGGTTTCTATTGGTATCCCGACAGCTGGACTGACTACCGCCAGTTTCGATTCGAACTGAACCATTCGAATGAATACGGGGTGGGTGTCTTTACCGAGTACCGTACTCAGTTAATGCCCGGAGTCTATTTTGATTTGAGGTTACGTGATGCGGATCCACAGTTCGATGGTGGATTATCAGCGTTTGCACGAATTTCAATGGACTTTGCAGTGGTTAAAGGCAGTCTGGTTCCGAGTAGCAACCGACTAGCTTACAATACTGCGGGCACTATTGCTGGAACCATCAAAACCGATGGTGATTGCTCCCAGCTTGAACATGTTAGCCTGTTATTGAACGGAGTCGCTTATAAGGTTCCGGTGAAAGCCTGTACCTTCTATCTGGATTATGTAACTCCAGGCCTCTACAAGGTTATGCTGGATGGTGAATTCATGCCGATTGATATGGTTCCAGAGGGTAAGAGCCATGTGATTAAGGTAGCGCCATCTTCTGTGACAAATGTGGATTTTGTCGTTAATTCAGAATACAGCGCCATGGGGCAGCTCAAATCTGCAACGGGGCAGGCTTTATCCAATGTAAGGTTAACCCTGTTTAACGAGAAGGGTGAAATCATGACCGAAACTCTGACCGATCAGTTTGGTTATTACAGAGTTGATGGGCTGGTGAATGGTAATTACACCATCAGCGTTGTCGGTATGGGTGGTCAGAAACTGGCAGAACGAACTTTTAGCATTAAGGGCGACTTCCTGTTTGGTCTAGATATCATCATGCCGCCATCACTGCCACGACAATAG
- a CDS encoding fimbrial biogenesis chaperone has protein sequence MIPQSHPFILLKILAFVLFLLLSESAIAAQNLEPKLAISPSRIEMSPEKKATESITVLNLGSSPMQVEVYIQNWDFDANNNYRALPPNEQSLDQWLIINPVRLTIPAKSQQTVRLAVRPRVKPEDGEHRAMVFFRQLNDQGKGLNYKFNVGVPIYAYFGEVKRESELLGMDFDPIKLQFVFDIANKGNAYVRPEGVFIAMKANDAGSDADILKKLDLETMTVDGLGALASGKLAAKPVFAGTRRQVLSAVPIKEILNESYVVAIKATIGQQTFAEVYRINIGE, from the coding sequence ATGATTCCTCAATCTCACCCTTTCATCCTGCTAAAAATATTGGCCTTTGTGCTTTTTCTTCTTTTATCGGAAAGCGCTATTGCTGCTCAAAATTTAGAACCAAAGTTAGCGATTTCACCATCACGAATTGAAATGTCGCCAGAGAAAAAAGCGACAGAAAGTATTACGGTACTGAACCTTGGCAGTAGCCCAATGCAGGTAGAAGTCTATATACAAAACTGGGATTTTGACGCCAATAATAATTATCGAGCATTACCCCCTAATGAACAAAGCCTCGATCAATGGCTGATTATAAATCCTGTTCGCCTGACTATTCCTGCTAAAAGCCAGCAGACTGTCCGACTGGCTGTGCGCCCCAGAGTAAAACCTGAGGATGGTGAGCATCGAGCGATGGTTTTTTTCCGTCAGCTCAATGATCAGGGTAAGGGACTTAATTACAAATTTAATGTTGGTGTGCCGATTTATGCTTATTTTGGTGAAGTTAAGCGTGAGTCGGAGCTGCTTGGAATGGACTTTGATCCTATCAAGTTGCAGTTTGTTTTTGATATTGCCAACAAAGGTAATGCCTATGTGCGCCCAGAAGGTGTCTTCATAGCCATGAAAGCAAATGATGCAGGTTCTGACGCCGACATTCTAAAGAAACTCGACCTGGAAACAATGACGGTTGATGGCCTGGGGGCTCTTGCCAGCGGCAAGCTTGCGGCAAAACCTGTTTTCGCCGGTACGCGTCGTCAGGTACTTTCAGCTGTGCCAATTAAAGAAATATTAAACGAATCCTACGTAGTTGCTATTAAGGCGACTATTGGCCAACAAACGTTTGCAGAAGTCTATCGCATTAACATTGGGGAATAA
- a CDS encoding primosomal protein N' produces MPQSKPILKVAVPTPLRRSFDYLVGHHPVPPIGCRVRVSFGRQQLVGMVVAHTETSSTPQNKLKPILEAIDSEPLLPNHLFNLLVWAADYYMHPIGDVFTTCLPSLLNKGEPAELEPEYCWQLTEAGETAFPDLNKNAVKQHKILLWAIDHQGIIQASDLEQLELIPSQLKPLIEKGWLQKEAIKPTPTSHTQISRALDLNPEQRHAVESMQKSIGQFQGFLLDGVTGSGKTEVYLQLIEKVLTNQQQVLVLVPEIGLTPQTVQRFKRRFDCDIAMLHSGLTDRQRLNIWLKAKQGLTSIIIGTRSSLFTPFANLGLIVVDEEHDVSYKQQEGFRYSARDLAILRARDEQAPVVLGSATPSMESMHNVNQAKLIHLTLRKRAANAKPPHIKVLDIRQRHLNNGLSQPLLENMQHHLDNGNQCLVFLNRRGFAPSLMCHGCGWIADCQRCDKHMTLHLQQKRLHCHHCDKQVFMPKQCPECGASDLFPVGLGTERLEQALIKAFPKKKVVRIDRDSTRRKQAMQDYVTAIKNNEVDILVGTQMLAKGHHFPNLTMVAVVDIDGCLFSADFRATERTAQLLTQVAGRAGRADQPGEVVIQTHHPEHPLLLNLFTQDYQSLSQQILAEREAGMLPPYASMALFRAEATTLQYPMEFLKEVSQSLRQIAGLDCFGPFPAPMAKRAGKMRAQLLCQAQQRGLIQRALKSVISNIEQLPSSRKVRWSIDIDPQDPF; encoded by the coding sequence ATGCCTCAGTCAAAGCCCATATTAAAAGTCGCTGTTCCCACGCCATTGCGCCGTAGTTTCGATTACCTGGTGGGCCATCATCCAGTTCCGCCCATTGGTTGCAGAGTACGCGTGTCTTTTGGACGCCAGCAGCTTGTCGGTATGGTAGTTGCACATACTGAGACATCATCGACACCGCAAAACAAACTCAAACCTATACTGGAAGCCATTGATAGCGAGCCTTTACTACCGAACCACCTATTCAACTTGTTAGTGTGGGCAGCTGACTATTATATGCACCCCATTGGTGATGTTTTTACTACCTGCCTGCCAAGTCTGCTGAATAAAGGTGAGCCGGCAGAACTGGAACCCGAGTATTGCTGGCAGCTTACTGAAGCTGGCGAAACCGCCTTTCCTGACTTAAATAAGAACGCAGTCAAGCAGCACAAGATTCTGCTTTGGGCAATCGACCATCAAGGGATAATTCAGGCCTCCGATCTCGAGCAACTAGAGCTGATTCCCAGCCAGCTTAAGCCATTAATCGAAAAAGGCTGGTTACAAAAAGAAGCCATTAAGCCAACTCCAACATCTCATACCCAAATTTCTAGAGCGTTAGATTTAAATCCTGAACAACGTCATGCCGTTGAATCCATGCAAAAATCCATTGGTCAGTTTCAGGGGTTCCTGCTGGATGGAGTCACCGGTAGCGGAAAGACAGAAGTGTATTTGCAGCTGATTGAAAAGGTCTTAACCAATCAACAGCAAGTTTTAGTGCTGGTTCCAGAAATTGGTCTGACACCGCAAACCGTGCAACGATTCAAGCGCCGATTTGACTGTGACATTGCCATGTTACATTCAGGACTGACTGACCGGCAACGTTTAAACATTTGGCTAAAGGCGAAGCAAGGACTTACTTCAATCATAATTGGTACTCGCTCGTCTTTATTTACCCCCTTTGCAAATCTAGGCCTGATCGTAGTCGATGAAGAACATGATGTTTCCTATAAACAGCAGGAAGGCTTTCGTTATTCAGCGCGTGACTTAGCTATTCTGCGTGCCAGAGACGAGCAGGCTCCAGTGGTCCTGGGTAGCGCCACCCCATCAATGGAGTCAATGCATAATGTTAATCAGGCAAAACTAATTCACCTGACATTGCGCAAGCGTGCAGCCAATGCCAAACCGCCTCATATTAAGGTTCTCGACATACGCCAACGCCATCTTAACAATGGACTATCGCAACCATTGCTAGAAAACATGCAGCACCACCTTGATAACGGTAATCAGTGTCTGGTTTTCCTGAACCGACGTGGTTTTGCCCCAAGCCTGATGTGTCATGGCTGCGGCTGGATAGCAGACTGCCAGCGTTGTGACAAGCATATGACACTCCATTTACAGCAAAAACGGTTGCATTGTCATCATTGCGATAAACAAGTGTTTATGCCTAAGCAGTGTCCAGAGTGTGGTGCATCGGATTTATTTCCTGTAGGACTGGGAACAGAGCGACTTGAGCAGGCCTTAATAAAAGCCTTCCCTAAAAAAAAGGTGGTCAGGATTGACCGTGACAGTACCCGACGGAAGCAGGCCATGCAGGATTATGTGACCGCCATCAAAAATAATGAAGTCGATATTCTGGTTGGTACTCAGATGCTAGCTAAAGGGCACCACTTCCCTAACCTGACCATGGTTGCCGTGGTAGACATAGATGGTTGTCTCTTTAGTGCCGACTTCAGAGCGACCGAAAGAACTGCACAGCTATTAACTCAGGTCGCCGGTCGGGCAGGACGCGCAGATCAGCCCGGCGAAGTGGTGATTCAGACCCATCACCCCGAACACCCATTGCTACTAAACCTCTTTACCCAGGATTATCAGTCTCTTAGTCAGCAGATATTAGCTGAACGCGAGGCAGGCATGTTGCCCCCCTATGCCTCAATGGCATTGTTTCGTGCAGAAGCTACGACTTTGCAATATCCAATGGAGTTTTTAAAGGAGGTCAGCCAGTCATTGCGTCAGATAGCTGGTCTGGATTGCTTTGGCCCCTTTCCTGCGCCGATGGCCAAACGCGCCGGTAAAATGCGGGCACAGCTTTTGTGTCAGGCACAACAAAGAGGTTTAATTCAGCGAGCACTAAAGTCCGTAATATCCAATATTGAACAACTACCCAGTTCTCGCAAAGTTCGCTGGTCAATCGACATCGACCCTCAAGATCCTTTTTAA
- a CDS encoding SPOR domain-containing protein: protein MTKDYAKKRKTARKSNKRSPRQNSSSRKPLSPILVFVGGVLITLFAVFLWVLVKKPEIIKEVIPVKEQAEKVETKESTAAESTETESSEPKFTYHETLTNKEIKVDSTRVTTTDSNKTYIMQCGAFRKQDDAESMKVEMAFIGFQANVEEKDGWYRVRLGPYNSKRAAESDRHKLQDNNYQDCRIW from the coding sequence ATGACCAAGGATTACGCCAAGAAACGTAAAACAGCACGTAAGAGCAATAAACGCAGCCCTAGACAAAACTCATCTTCTCGTAAGCCGCTTTCCCCGATTCTGGTTTTCGTCGGTGGCGTTCTAATCACCTTATTCGCGGTATTCCTGTGGGTTCTAGTAAAAAAGCCTGAAATCATAAAAGAAGTGATTCCTGTAAAAGAACAGGCTGAAAAAGTTGAAACGAAAGAATCTACAGCTGCTGAGTCAACTGAAACTGAAAGTTCAGAACCGAAGTTCACCTATCACGAGACTTTGACCAATAAAGAAATCAAAGTTGACTCAACTCGAGTGACAACAACCGACAGCAACAAAACTTATATTATGCAATGTGGCGCCTTCCGCAAACAGGATGATGCTGAGTCCATGAAGGTTGAAATGGCTTTCATTGGTTTTCAGGCCAATGTGGAAGAAAAGGATGGATGGTACAGAGTTCGCCTGGGTCCATACAACTCCAAACGTGCCGCAGAAAGTGACCGTCATAAATTACAGGATAATAATTATCAGGATTGTCGGATTTGGTGA
- the hslV gene encoding ATP-dependent protease subunit HslV produces the protein MEQYRGTTILSVRRNGTVVIGGDGQVSLGNTIMKGNARKVRRLYNDQVIAGFAGGTADAFTLFERFEKKLEAHGGKLMRAAVELAKDWRTDRALRRLEALLAVADKENSLIITGNGDVIQPEDDLIAIGSGGPFAQSAAKALLQKTDLSAREIVETGLTIAGDVCIYTNHNQTIEELSY, from the coding sequence TTGGAACAATATCGTGGAACGACTATTTTATCTGTGCGCCGCAATGGCACTGTTGTCATTGGTGGCGATGGCCAGGTGTCGCTGGGTAACACCATCATGAAAGGGAATGCCCGCAAAGTACGCCGCCTCTATAACGACCAGGTGATAGCAGGCTTTGCTGGCGGAACCGCAGATGCCTTTACCCTGTTTGAGCGCTTTGAAAAGAAGCTGGAAGCCCATGGCGGCAAGCTGATGCGCGCAGCCGTCGAACTTGCTAAAGACTGGCGAACTGATCGGGCATTGCGTCGCCTGGAAGCTCTACTTGCGGTGGCGGATAAAGAGAACTCTCTGATTATCACTGGTAATGGCGATGTGATTCAGCCTGAAGATGACCTGATTGCTATCGGTTCCGGTGGCCCGTTCGCACAATCTGCCGCCAAGGCTCTGTTACAGAAAACCGATTTGAGTGCACGTGAAATTGTTGAAACAGGCTTAACCATTGCCGGTGATGTCTGCATTTACACCAATCACAACCAGACCATTGAAGAGCTTAGTTATTAA
- the hslU gene encoding ATP-dependent protease ATPase subunit HslU, which yields MSMTPREIVHELDKHIIGQKDAKRSVAIALRNRWRRMQVSEELRNEITPKNILMIGPTGVGKTEIARRLAKLANAPFIKVEATKFTEVGYVGRDVESIIRDLVDAAFKMLREQEMAKVQNRAQDAAEEKVLDALLPPPRKSSDSDWDQPAESQDSSARQIFRKKLRQGELDDKDIEIDVAQMAVGIDIMAPPGMEDMTSQLQSMFQSMSPSKSKKRKLKVRDALKMLTEEEAAKLIDQEELKIKAVEAVEQHGIVFLDEIDKVAKRGEHNDGGVSREGVQRDLLPLVEGCTVNTKYGMLKTDHILFIASGAFHLSKPSDLIPELQGRLPIRVELRALTPDDFKRILTEPDAALTKQYQALLETEGKKIEFAESGIAKIAEYAFQVNETTENIGARRLHTVMERLLDEVSFDASENLEPLIIDDAYVTKQLSELADDEDLSRFIL from the coding sequence ATGTCTATGACACCTCGTGAAATTGTCCATGAACTGGATAAACACATCATTGGTCAGAAAGATGCTAAACGCTCCGTGGCCATCGCCCTGCGCAATCGCTGGCGTAGAATGCAGGTCAGCGAAGAGCTGCGCAACGAAATCACTCCCAAAAACATCCTGATGATTGGCCCTACCGGTGTGGGTAAAACTGAAATTGCCCGCCGCCTGGCAAAATTGGCCAACGCCCCCTTTATTAAAGTCGAAGCTACCAAGTTCACTGAAGTGGGCTATGTCGGTCGAGATGTCGAATCCATTATTCGCGATTTGGTCGATGCTGCTTTTAAAATGCTTCGTGAGCAGGAAATGGCAAAGGTTCAAAACCGTGCTCAGGATGCAGCTGAAGAAAAAGTTCTTGATGCACTATTACCTCCTCCTCGCAAATCCAGCGACAGTGACTGGGATCAGCCAGCAGAATCTCAGGATTCTTCTGCCCGTCAGATCTTCCGCAAGAAATTGCGCCAAGGCGAGCTGGATGACAAAGACATTGAAATCGATGTTGCCCAAATGGCGGTTGGTATCGATATTATGGCTCCTCCTGGTATGGAAGATATGACCAGCCAGCTTCAGTCAATGTTCCAGAGCATGTCACCCAGCAAAAGTAAAAAGCGTAAACTTAAAGTTAGAGATGCTCTGAAAATGCTGACTGAAGAGGAAGCTGCCAAACTGATTGATCAGGAAGAACTGAAGATTAAGGCGGTAGAAGCAGTAGAGCAGCACGGCATCGTCTTTCTTGATGAAATCGATAAGGTAGCCAAACGTGGCGAACATAACGATGGCGGTGTTTCCCGTGAGGGTGTGCAACGAGATCTGTTACCTCTGGTGGAAGGCTGTACCGTCAATACCAAGTATGGCATGTTAAAAACTGACCATATTCTATTTATTGCCTCAGGTGCATTTCACCTATCAAAACCGTCTGATCTGATTCCGGAGCTGCAGGGCCGTCTGCCAATTCGTGTCGAACTGCGAGCTTTAACACCTGATGACTTTAAACGCATCCTGACCGAACCGGACGCAGCTTTGACCAAACAGTATCAAGCACTGCTTGAAACTGAAGGCAAAAAGATAGAGTTTGCAGAAAGCGGTATCGCTAAAATCGCAGAGTATGCATTCCAGGTTAATGAAACCACCGAAAATATTGGCGCTCGCCGCTTGCATACAGTGATGGAACGTCTGCTAGATGAGGTTTCCTTTGACGCCAGTGAGAATTTGGAACCCCTGATCATTGATGATGCTTATGTCACTAAGCAATTATCGGAATTAGCTGATGATGAAGATCTCAGCCGTTTCATCCTCTAG